From Parasteatoda tepidariorum isolate YZ-2023 chromosome 1, CAS_Ptep_4.0, whole genome shotgun sequence, one genomic window encodes:
- the LOC107438740 gene encoding uncharacterized protein has product MLAWYASSPDHGGNPDLSANPPPASSPHFRPTMQSPGPPYQSTMGSAMNYSERPYENQMASHCQTNSYPSYQPPSPYRPHPVSPPAHAHQYGAHGGHQMHGSLAAAYGSSHQLGPYGSAPSSHYASLSPDLYGGRPSMYSSSSARAMQQMKAAWGGDNNSNSSTDLMQYSQPSPRPMMPPPSMHSPPHAGMGGATPGPPPHYRQIPIVSAAAGHSPHSWSQSQIPSPGVLHSPRTTPSPLPAHSRSPVGGGQPFSPPPSAPSPQQPHHPPPSMTPHPPPSHKTTPSPPSGTTTPAPPSAGSRQPMCNSPSGGQGPTNSDPLQSLQKMVMLDSETVESPITRANYEMAANQASAGAANAPVGGRPASYFSVEQLAGSDPGSPYPTYYNLDQNRLCTPPRTAMSTPTSSTFSSAPDSTSSNSPRSDSRTTTASADSSNHVSHVNGEVNPHVVNNPIVGPAAPESQPPTQPSVPPPRRPDFEPFGVTDVRLTNGNHQPESTGMRDELGGPVSSDSENKDTQDFLQHLGAGVPPIPEPDGTVDLRRKSPKSPRGRRRVFGHDLQCDPLMDSSMDLPRKPIPMPEDRRNSTLPEFEITNGKPENCDEMYPSDGGYTPRPPRYYSPTNRWGKMGSLEDGFMGMPQNKPYPDDYVPMPKPSKRGRKRKIYDQDGIVPEWDMYNSEIVHRPRISRGGGRGRRGSRRRGGINAYPANNGDMPMDMYSTDAMLSMRNHPTNGMADIGGPAPEKDPWASHGYHMGPPNPSMGTNYSTKDSMSVIKPPMMDSHAMENSSMNNSLAQSQPPPNYQSDVPSEDRARGPLLFTVNKDGSTVKLQDDGNMQSSQSQYYDPVLGQMVPTPMKKKRGRPFGSKNKPKPPGEERQPRRRRKKEVFFGPEGPPPPIIKRRIINGPYVHIVGVRNKPLVVSVVNNPPRDENTESKYWPQKQQLQFGGVIRQNLSMNTGPGLPHIYDTITKDRSWLCSLCCKNSHYRGLGDLFGPYYLNGDQKPSNFSAPPSPAPMSTFENESSEPGDDLEQEDSREELMMDPSSSFSDVPGSRRSPSKRKSDLVEQMFRAALLRKAKQANGQKPLEEMSNHLSDIPLHNPYPVDSTTDSKEFWVHEECAAWSKNIYLFGHRLRGLEETVLQAVDKQCSRCKFPGASLSCGVDNCPELYHYLCARDDWCYMDEDSYTIYCPQHKTLSSHCEEQSENS; this is encoded by the exons gtaCCATGGGCTCTGCGATGAATTATTCTGAACGTCCTTATGAAAAtcaaatg GCTTCACACTGCCAAACAAACAGTTATCCTTCCTATCAACCACCATCACCATATAGGCCTCATCCAGTATCTCCTCCAGCTCATGCACACCAATACGGAGCTCATGGAGGCCATCAAATGCATGGCAGTCTAGCAGCTGCTTATGGTTCTAGTCATCAACTGGGCCCATACGGCTCAGCGCCCTCTTCTCACTATGCTTCACTAAGTCCGGACTTATATGGAGGCAGGCCCTCTATGTACAGTAGCAGTAGTGCAAGGGCCATGCAACAAATGAAAGCAGCATGGGGTGGTGACAATAACAGTAACAGCAGTACTGACCTAATGCAGTACAGCCAACCATCACCACGACCAATGATGCCCCCTCCTAGCATGCACTCACCACCGCATGCAGGAATGGGTGGAGCAACCCCTGGGCCACCTCCACATTATCGCCAAATTCCAATTGTGTCAGCTGCAGCTGGACATTCTCCGCACTCTTGGTCTCAGTCACAGATTCCTAGCCCTGGTGTACTCCATTCACCAAGGACAACACCTTCACCATTGCCAGCTCATTCTCGGTCACCTGTTGGAGGAGGACAGCCATTTAGTCCTCCTCCATCTGCTCCCTCTCCTCAACAGCCTCATCATCCGCCGCCATCTATGACACCACATCCTCCACCATCACACAAGACTACACCATCACCACCGTCTGGGACAACGACGCCGGCTCCTCCGAGTGCTGGGAGCCGGCAACCCATGTGCAATAGCCCTTCAGGTGGACAGGGCCCAACGAACTCAGATCCTTTACAATCCTTACAAAAAATGGTTATGTTGGACTCTGAAACAGTCGAATCGCCTATTACAAGAGCGAACTATGAGATGGCGGCTAACCAGGCCTCTGCAGGTGCCGCTAATGCACCTGTAGGTGGACGACCTGCGTCATACTTCTCAGTTGAGCAGTTAGCAGGAAGTGATCCTGGCTCTCCATATCCGACGTATTATAATCTTGACCAGAATAGGTTGTGCACCCCTCCAAGAACGGCAATGTCCACCCCGACAAGTTCCACGTTTTCTTCTGCTCCTGATTCCACGTCTAGCAATTCTCCTAGAAGTGACTCACGTACTACCACTGCAAGTGCGGACTCTTCTAATCATGTGAGCCATGTTAACGGCGAAGTCAATCCCCATGTAGTTAATAACCCTATTGTAGGTCCAGCAGCTCCCGAAAGTCAACCACCTACCCAACCTTCGGTGCCACCACCAAGACGACCAGATTTCGAACCTTTTGGAGTAACAGATGTCCGATTAACGAATGGAAACCATCAACCAGAAAGCACGGGAATGAGAGATGAACTAGGCGGCCCAGTTTCCAGTGattctgaaaataaagataCGCAAGATTTCTTGCAACATTTAGGTGCGGGAGTTCCTCCCATACCTGAGCCAGATGGCACAGTTGATTTGAGACGAAAGTCTCCTAAATCTCCTCGTGGTCGAAGACGTGTTTTCGGTCATGATTTACAATGTGATCCTTTAATGGATAGTTCGATGGACTTACCACGCAAACCGATCCCAATGCCTGAAGATCGAAGGAATTCCACCTTACCGGAATTCGAAATCACAAACGGTAAACCGGAAAATTGTGATGAAATGTATCCTTCAGATGGTGGATATACTCCTCGCCCTCCTCGATATTATAGCCCAACAAACAGATGGGGGAAAATGGGTTCACTCGAGGATGGTTTCATGGGTATGCCACAAAATAAACCATATCCTGACGATTATGTCCCTATGCCAAAACCATCTAAAAgaggaaggaaaagaaaaatttatgatcaAGATGGGATAGTGCCAGAATGGGATATGTACAATTCTGAAATAGTTCATAGACCAAGAATTTCAAGGGGTGGCGGGCGAGGTCGTAGAGGTAGTCGTAGACGTGGGGGCATTAATGCTTACCCAGCAAATAACGGTGATATGCCTATGGATATGTATTCTACCGATGCAATGTTATCCATGCGAAATCATCCTACTAATGGTATGGCAGATATTGGAGGTCCTGCTCCTGAAAAAGACCCATGGGCATCTCACGGATACCATATGGGTCCTCCAAATCCTAGTATGGGCACGAATTATAGTACTAAAGACAGTATGTCCGTAATCAAACCACCTATGATGGATTCCCATGCTATGGAAAATTCATCTATGAATAATAGCCTCGCCCAGTCTCAACCCCCGCCAAATTATCAAAGTGATGTTCCTTCTGAAGATCGGGCTCGTGGCCCTTTACTTTTCACAGTGAACAAAGATGGAAGTACAGTAAAGTTACAAGATGATGGTAATATGCAATCTTCACAGTCTCAATATTATGACCCTGTACTTGGTCAAATGGTGCCAACGCCAATGAAGAAAAAACGCGGAAGACCTTTTGGTAGCAAAAACAAACCTAAACCACCCGGTGAAGAGCGTCAACCCAGACgtagaagaaagaaagaagtatTTTTCGGTCCTGAAGGTCCTCCACCCCCAATAATAAAGAGACGTATTATCAACGGTCCCTATGTTCACATTGTGGGTGTAAGGAACAAACCTTTAGTAGTCTCTGTCGTGAATAATCCTCCAAGAGACGAAAATACTGAATCAAAATACTGGCCGCAGAAACAGCAACTGCAGTTTGGTGGTGTCATTCGTCAAAACCTGAGTATGAATACAGGACCAGGTTTACCACACATCTATGACACTATTACAAAAGATAGAAGCTGGTTGTGTTCCCTGTGTTGTAAAAACAGTCATTATCGTGGACTTGGTGATTTATTCGGTCCCTATTACCTAAATGGCGATCAAAAGCCGTCCAATTTCTCAGCCCCGCCTTCCCCGGCTCCTATGTCCACATTTGAAAACGAGTCTAGTGAGCCAGGTGATGATCTGGAGCAAGAAGACAGCCGTGAGGAACTAATGATGGACCCATCATCTTCATTCTCGGATGTTCCTGGTAGTCGGCGATCTCCTTCAAAAAGAAAATCGGACCTGGTGGAACAAATGTTCCGGGCAGCCCTCCTTAGGAAAGCCAAACAAGCAAAT GGTCAGAAGCCACTGGAGGAGATGTCAAACCACCTATCTGACATACCCCTACACAACCCCTACCCTGTAGACTCAACGACAGACAGTAAAGAGTTCTGGGTTCATGAAGAATGTGCGGCGTGGTCCAAAAATATCTATCTTTTTGGCCATCGGTTACGAGGCCTTGAAGAAACTGTCTTACAAGCGGTCGACAAG CAATGTTCGAGATGTAAATTTCCAGGAGCTTCTTTAAGTTGCGGTGTCGACAATTGTCCGGAGCTATACCACTACTTATGCGCTCGTGACGATT ggtGTTATATGGACGAAGATTCTTATACAATATATTGTCCACAGCACAAG ACTTTATCAAGCCATTGTGAAGAACAGTCAGAAAATTCTTAG